One segment of Rhodopirellula baltica SH 1 DNA contains the following:
- a CDS encoding sugar phosphate isomerase/epimerase family protein, translating into MTFKSAITVSLVEEARGGPFVYWDGLKDACEKSAALGFDAIEIFAPGPNAVDEAELKGLLQEHGLVVAAVGTGAGMVKHGLSLTHAEADHRAKARDFVKQMIDFGGKYNAPAIIGSMQGKWGGDISRDQALAFLREALDELGPYAAQYNVPLFYEPLNRYETNLLRTVDEGVEFCKTLSTDNIKLLADLFHMNIEEADLAAAIRAGKGYVGHIHFVDSNRQAAGMGHMNHEPIIQALKDIGYDGYLCAEAFALPDSDTAARNTIEAFKRLTA; encoded by the coding sequence ATGACGTTTAAATCTGCCATCACGGTCAGTCTGGTCGAAGAAGCTCGCGGAGGTCCATTCGTTTACTGGGACGGTCTCAAAGACGCTTGCGAAAAATCAGCAGCACTCGGCTTTGATGCCATTGAAATTTTTGCTCCCGGACCCAACGCGGTGGATGAGGCTGAGCTCAAGGGACTGCTCCAAGAGCACGGCTTGGTTGTCGCCGCGGTTGGCACCGGGGCTGGAATGGTCAAGCACGGTTTGAGTCTTACTCACGCGGAAGCAGATCATCGTGCAAAGGCTCGAGACTTTGTCAAACAAATGATCGACTTCGGTGGCAAGTACAACGCGCCCGCCATCATTGGATCCATGCAAGGAAAATGGGGCGGAGACATCTCTCGCGATCAAGCGTTGGCATTCTTGCGAGAGGCGCTTGATGAACTGGGCCCCTACGCTGCTCAATACAACGTGCCGTTGTTCTACGAGCCGCTGAATCGATACGAGACCAACCTGCTTCGCACGGTCGACGAAGGCGTTGAGTTTTGCAAGACGTTGTCGACTGACAACATCAAGCTGCTTGCCGATTTGTTCCACATGAATATCGAGGAAGCTGACCTGGCCGCCGCCATTCGTGCTGGCAAGGGCTACGTGGGACACATTCACTTTGTCGATTCAAATCGCCAAGCCGCAGGAATGGGGCACATGAATCACGAACCCATCATCCAGGCTCTCAAAGACATCGGCTACGACGGTTACTTGTGTGCCGAAGCATTCGCGTTGCCGGATTCTGACACCGCCGCGCGAAACACCATCGAAGCGTTCAAACGCCTGACCGCTTGA